A single window of Arcobacter sp. CECT 8983 DNA harbors:
- the ilvA gene encoding threonine ammonia-lyase, protein MITLDNIKEAQENLKDVAQNTPLTLAPILSETFRSEIYFKKENLQLTGSFKVRGAYNRIANLPQDKKDKGVVAASAGNHAQGLAYAAKQFGCNATIFMPEATPLTKVSGVKSHGANVVLIGENFDEAYAAAMKYKEENSVEFIHPFADDDVIAGQGTISLEILEQIPDLKQIIVPIGGGGLISGIAIAAKAINPDIKIIGVVASGARGMKESYKSQTPIDSASVRTIADGIAVRDVTPKLLDIIIDYVDHIVEVTDNEIANAILFLLEKHKLVVEGAGAVATAAIMHDKIDNIEDSKVCALISGGNIDVTMLSQIIEKGLVKSYRKMNLIIKLRDKPGSLTHLSDIFKDCGANIVQIDYDRDSVKLEFGEAQITISVETKGEEHQKTISEKLKQNGYRFKQI, encoded by the coding sequence ATGATTACGTTAGATAATATAAAAGAAGCACAAGAAAATTTAAAAGATGTAGCACAAAATACTCCATTAACTTTAGCTCCTATTTTAAGTGAAACTTTTAGAAGTGAAATCTACTTTAAAAAAGAGAATCTTCAATTAACAGGAAGCTTTAAAGTAAGAGGTGCATACAATAGAATTGCTAATTTACCTCAAGATAAAAAAGACAAAGGTGTAGTTGCAGCAAGTGCTGGAAATCATGCACAAGGTTTAGCTTATGCAGCAAAACAATTTGGTTGTAATGCAACTATTTTTATGCCAGAAGCAACTCCTTTAACAAAAGTAAGTGGTGTTAAATCCCATGGAGCGAATGTAGTTCTTATTGGGGAAAACTTTGATGAAGCATATGCAGCTGCAATGAAGTATAAAGAAGAAAATAGTGTTGAATTTATTCATCCCTTTGCAGATGATGATGTTATTGCTGGACAAGGAACTATTTCTTTAGAAATATTAGAACAAATTCCTGATTTAAAACAAATTATTGTGCCAATTGGTGGTGGTGGACTTATTTCAGGTATTGCAATTGCTGCAAAAGCTATTAATCCAGATATAAAAATTATTGGTGTTGTTGCAAGTGGTGCAAGAGGTATGAAAGAATCTTATAAATCTCAAACTCCAATTGATAGTGCTAGTGTTAGAACTATTGCAGATGGAATAGCTGTACGTGATGTAACACCAAAACTATTAGATATTATTATTGATTATGTAGATCACATTGTAGAAGTTACTGATAATGAAATTGCAAATGCGATTTTATTTTTACTTGAAAAACATAAACTTGTAGTTGAAGGAGCGGGAGCTGTTGCTACTGCTGCTATTATGCACGACAAAATTGATAATATAGAAGATTCTAAAGTTTGTGCACTTATTAGTGGTGGAAATATTGATGTAACTATGCTTTCTCAAATTATTGAAAAAGGTTTAGTTAAATCATATAGAAAAATGAATTTAATTATAAAACTTAGAGATAAACCAGGTTCATTAACTCATTTAAGTGATATTTTTAAAGATTGTGGTGCAAATATTGTACAAATTGATTATGATAGAGACTCTGTTAAGTTAGAGTTTGGAGAAGCACAAATCACAATATCTGTTGAAACAAAAGGTGAAGAACACCAAAAAACAATAAGTGAAAAATTGAAACAGAACGGTTATAGATTTAAACAAATTTAG
- a CDS encoding F0F1 ATP synthase subunit A, protein MEGRLFTFLGAIGGHGQEWIILSHFVLVVGVIFLLSRAATRKMQLVPTGTQNVLEAYIQGVVSMGADTMGEENARRYLPLIGALGLVIFISNMTGVIPGFESPTANINFTLSLALIVFVYYNYLGIKKNGFVNYFKHFMGPMPILAPLMFPIEIISHLSRIVSLSFRLFGSIRGDDMFLMVLLMLVPWLVPLAGFFMLTAFGFLQAFIFMILTYVYIAGSIMMEHEDH, encoded by the coding sequence ATGGAAGGAAGATTGTTTACATTCTTGGGTGCGATCGGTGGTCACGGGCAAGAGTGGATCATTTTATCACACTTTGTACTAGTAGTTGGAGTAATTTTTTTACTATCTAGAGCTGCAACTAGAAAAATGCAACTTGTTCCAACTGGTACACAAAATGTTTTAGAAGCATACATTCAAGGTGTTGTATCAATGGGTGCAGATACAATGGGAGAAGAAAATGCTAGAAGATATTTACCATTAATTGGTGCTTTAGGTTTAGTAATTTTCATCAGTAATATGACAGGTGTTATTCCAGGTTTTGAATCACCAACAGCTAATATTAACTTCACTTTATCATTAGCACTAATTGTATTTGTTTACTACAATTACTTAGGTATCAAGAAAAATGGTTTTGTAAACTATTTCAAACATTTTATGGGTCCAATGCCAATATTAGCTCCATTAATGTTCCCTATTGAAATTATTTCTCACTTATCAAGAATCGTTTCTTTATCATTCAGACTTTTCGGTTCTATTAGAGGTGATGATATGTTCTTAATGGTACTTTTAATGTTAGTACCTTGGTTAGTTCCATTAGCTGGTTTCTTTATGTTAACTGCATTTGGTTTCTTACAAGCATTCATTTTCATGATTTTAACTTATGTATATATTGCAGGTTCAATTATGATGGAGCACGAAGATCATTAG
- a CDS encoding thiamine phosphate synthase has translation MKDDLISYLITDPKYYSNDLILFEKNLKKVLKTKKVNMACFRDKTSENYKELAKIFVNTCKEFKIESILLSEHYNLAFELGANGVHLTSKQFDDIQKAKNLDLYTIISCHNFTDIENAQKKHVNAITYSPIFNTPNKGEPKGISKLREIIRSYEDLDVIALGGIINEENLKLIAKTEAYGFASIRYFI, from the coding sequence ATGAAAGATGACTTGATTAGTTACTTAATAACTGATCCAAAATACTATTCAAATGATTTAATTTTATTTGAAAAAAATCTAAAAAAAGTTTTAAAAACAAAAAAAGTTAATATGGCTTGTTTTAGAGATAAAACTTCAGAAAACTACAAAGAATTAGCAAAAATATTTGTAAATACTTGCAAAGAGTTTAAAATAGAAAGTATTTTACTTAGCGAACATTACAACCTAGCCTTTGAACTTGGAGCAAATGGAGTACATCTTACTTCAAAACAGTTTGATGATATACAAAAGGCAAAGAACTTAGATCTTTATACCATTATTTCTTGTCATAACTTTACTGATATAGAGAATGCGCAGAAAAAACATGTTAATGCAATTACTTATTCTCCTATATTTAATACTCCTAATAAAGGTGAACCTAAAGGAATATCGAAATTAAGAGAAATTATTAGATCTTATGAAGACTTAGACGTAATTGCCCTTGGTGGAATTATTAATGAAGAAAATTTAAAACTTATTGCTAAAACAGAAGCCTATGGTTTTGCTTCAATAAGGTATTTTATTTAA
- a CDS encoding RecB-like helicase: MKKYLALKASAGSGKTFALTVRYITLLLKGASPKEILTLTFTNKAANEMSERIYKTLLTLGEDEGYLGAIQIQSGFSKEEILSRKEQLVDIFSNASLSIFTIDKFVNKILREFSGYAGINDDFEIKEDDVEKLSSKFLQSLDIDSFDKLIDFSLFENKKYNSIFEIFKNIFEKGETVDVVNIDLSLIEIQKKEALTEGLKIKEFILNCPNASKSAIKAVEYENFEELISKKWLEKNSAGEYSYFKKCANETLEQYFANTKEQVGNYYKLRSAFSLSRLFELYNLFKSYKRKYNSSKNYLHFDDISNICYELLSTKVDKEFLYFRLDSNFSHILIDEFQDTSLLQYKILQPLIEEILASSEFKTFFYVGDTKQSIYRFRGGKRELFDYVLKTNPMVNVEVLNTNYRSCEEVVNYVNQSFNKLVSYEYHDQVPIHNGGYVEVIEDEVLLEDEKYENIAKKISELMQKGINSNDIAILTYTNDDVLNLYSYLKKMFPSLKISTEMTSKLINQENVKAVINAIKYLYFNEKIYKENLNAIIGKAPETPFTLDIDLKYKSVQESVLKIAQALNVTDDNVIKFVELCSSYKNVVDFVYEIDELDASIENSEQIGLQILTIFKSKGLEFHTVLLLDRIKQKVANRDSLLFEYEDVNLKNIYYKIGGLDNYSIEYKEALKKEKSLEFEDELNILYVAMTRAKKNMIIFKKPEKSVFDLLDLKPNILGEIVISDNKTKNYEKTSKISYQGLNLGKQDKPIAVENDDEEYTLHAKYFGIATHYCLEMMNSFDESSLNLSINLVKNRYSNYLDDNDIQNIKNRVSNLLLNNEFMELIKEGNFSKEQSLIYKNELRIIDLLVEKDNKYFIFDYKTTRSQLQEHIHQINYYKEAIKEIVSSNEVYTYIVYLNEDMANLKKV; encoded by the coding sequence ATGAAAAAATATTTAGCATTAAAAGCAAGTGCAGGAAGTGGTAAAACTTTTGCACTAACAGTAAGATACATAACATTATTATTAAAAGGTGCAAGCCCTAAAGAGATACTTACTCTTACATTTACAAATAAAGCTGCAAATGAAATGAGTGAAAGAATATACAAAACACTTTTAACTTTAGGGGAAGATGAAGGGTATTTAGGTGCAATACAAATTCAATCTGGATTTTCAAAAGAAGAGATATTAAGCAGAAAAGAGCAACTTGTAGATATCTTTTCAAATGCTTCTTTATCTATTTTTACTATTGATAAATTTGTAAATAAGATTTTAAGAGAGTTTAGTGGTTATGCTGGAATTAATGATGACTTTGAAATTAAAGAAGATGATGTAGAAAAACTAAGTAGCAAGTTTCTTCAATCTTTAGATATAGACAGTTTTGATAAATTAATAGATTTCTCACTTTTTGAAAATAAAAAATATAATTCTATTTTTGAAATATTTAAAAATATTTTTGAAAAAGGCGAAACAGTTGATGTTGTAAATATTGACCTTTCACTTATAGAGATACAAAAAAAAGAGGCTTTAACTGAAGGTTTAAAAATAAAAGAGTTTATTTTAAATTGTCCAAATGCTTCAAAAAGTGCAATAAAAGCAGTTGAGTATGAAAACTTTGAAGAACTTATTTCTAAAAAATGGCTAGAAAAGAATAGTGCAGGGGAATACTCATATTTTAAGAAATGTGCAAATGAAACTTTAGAACAATATTTTGCAAATACAAAAGAGCAAGTAGGAAATTATTATAAGTTAAGGTCTGCTTTTTCTTTAAGTAGGTTATTTGAATTATATAATCTTTTTAAAAGTTATAAAAGGAAATATAATAGTTCAAAAAACTATTTACACTTTGATGATATTTCAAATATCTGTTATGAATTGCTAAGTACAAAGGTTGATAAAGAGTTTTTATATTTTAGATTAGACTCAAACTTCTCTCATATATTAATTGATGAGTTTCAAGATACTTCACTTTTACAATATAAAATCTTACAGCCCTTGATTGAAGAGATACTTGCAAGTTCTGAGTTTAAAACCTTTTTCTATGTTGGAGATACAAAACAATCTATTTATAGGTTCAGAGGTGGAAAACGAGAACTATTTGATTATGTATTAAAAACAAATCCTATGGTAAATGTTGAGGTATTAAATACAAATTATAGGTCATGTGAAGAAGTAGTTAATTATGTAAATCAATCTTTCAATAAGTTAGTTTCATATGAGTATCATGATCAAGTACCAATTCATAATGGTGGATATGTAGAAGTAATTGAAGATGAAGTTTTATTGGAAGATGAAAAATATGAAAACATAGCTAAAAAAATATCTGAACTAATGCAAAAGGGTATAAATAGTAATGATATTGCAATATTAACATACACAAATGATGATGTATTAAACCTATATTCATATTTAAAAAAGATGTTCCCAAGTCTAAAAATTAGTACAGAAATGACTTCTAAACTTATAAATCAGGAAAATGTTAAAGCTGTTATAAATGCAATAAAATATCTATATTTTAATGAGAAGATTTATAAAGAAAATTTAAATGCAATTATTGGAAAAGCACCAGAAACTCCTTTTACTTTAGATATTGATTTGAAATACAAAAGTGTGCAAGAGTCAGTATTAAAAATAGCACAGGCTTTAAATGTAACAGATGACAATGTAATAAAGTTTGTAGAGCTTTGTTCTTCATATAAAAATGTAGTTGATTTTGTATATGAAATTGATGAGTTAGATGCTTCTATAGAAAACTCTGAACAAATAGGTTTACAAATTCTTACAATCTTTAAATCAAAAGGTTTGGAGTTCCACACTGTTTTACTTTTAGATAGAATAAAACAGAAAGTAGCTAATAGAGACTCTTTATTATTTGAGTATGAGGATGTAAATTTAAAAAATATTTATTATAAAATTGGTGGTTTGGATAATTATAGTATTGAGTATAAAGAGGCTTTAAAAAAAGAGAAATCCCTAGAGTTTGAAGATGAATTAAATATTTTATATGTTGCTATGACAAGAGCAAAAAAGAATATGATAATATTTAAAAAGCCTGAAAAGTCAGTTTTTGATTTATTGGATTTGAAACCAAATATTTTAGGAGAAATAGTTATAAGTGATAATAAAACTAAAAACTATGAAAAAACCTCTAAGATATCTTATCAAGGACTTAATTTAGGAAAACAAGATAAGCCAATTGCTGTAGAAAATGATGATGAAGAATACACTTTACATGCAAAATATTTTGGTATAGCAACTCACTATTGCTTAGAAATGATGAATAGTTTTGATGAAAGTTCATTAAATTTAAGTATTAATCTTGTAAAAAATAGATATTCAAACTATTTAGATGATAATGATATACAAAATATTAAAAATAGAGTTTCAAATCTTTTATTAAATAATGAATTTATGGAGTTAATAAAAGAGGGTAACTTTAGTAAAGAGCAATCTTTGATTTATAAAAATGAGTTAAGGATTATAGATTTACTTGTAGAAAAAGATAATAAGTATTTTATCTTTGATTATAAAACTACAAGGTCTCAATTACAAGAACATATTCATCAAATAAATTATTATAAAGAAGCTATTAAAGAGATAGTATCTTCCAATGAAGTTTACACTTATATTGTATATTTAAATGAAGATATGGCTAATCTTAAAAAGGTTTAA
- a CDS encoding GGDEF domain-containing protein: MQTKNKIIILVISIISFTFFLITIDMVYNFRNYGIKSIDDKAKAVAKTVEHSLTSQMVSGVIDDRELFLSQLEDIPNIDKIWLSRGQKVIDMYGKGFNNEIARDEVDKEVLKTGETKKVVNDKIFSQSTYRITIPYNATSKGKINCMTCHSNAQEGDTLGAISIEMSIDDSKQIGIRAITDTLLIALVLMIVIIFLLNFIISPFLSLFDSIKRVMNKAQQGDYSYRIQNPKGKEAKDVALWINGLLEKLEITLEAIDSKISIFLSEHHKVTDKDHLINVKNTVDRLSDVYKFRKTIEYDETINDVYNRLAEVLKIKIGITKFNFFEVSTLTNEINLVHSEAKVICNIIEQGCRADRTNTTIDSTQFKNICPACTSCEKTNYFCVPYAISNELDLIISIYTDTVNQTIEVREMIPYIQDYVDAAKTVIVSKKLMNILEHNAQTDALTNLKNRKYLEDAIPNITSQTKRSGIAYAVLLLDIDFFKMVNDTYGHDIGDNAIKIVAETLNENIRESDTAVRYGGEEFIVLLYNCDEKGAMDVAEKIRENFSKKEIPTGGSTILQKTMSIGVSMFPEDTEDLGEAIKYADLALYKAKNSGRNKVIRFDMSLV; the protein is encoded by the coding sequence ATGCAAACAAAAAATAAGATTATTATACTTGTTATCTCAATTATTTCCTTTACTTTTTTTCTAATTACTATTGATATGGTATATAACTTTAGAAACTATGGTATTAAATCAATTGATGACAAAGCAAAAGCTGTTGCAAAGACAGTAGAACACTCCTTGACATCACAAATGGTAAGCGGAGTTATTGATGATAGAGAACTTTTTTTAAGCCAACTAGAAGATATTCCAAATATTGATAAAATATGGTTAAGTAGAGGTCAAAAAGTAATTGATATGTATGGAAAAGGCTTTAACAATGAAATCGCAAGAGATGAAGTTGATAAAGAAGTATTAAAAACAGGAGAAACAAAAAAAGTTGTAAATGACAAAATTTTTTCTCAAAGTACATATAGAATAACTATTCCATATAATGCTACAAGCAAAGGCAAAATTAATTGTATGACATGCCACTCTAACGCACAAGAAGGTGATACATTAGGTGCTATTTCAATTGAAATGTCAATTGATGATTCTAAACAAATTGGTATAAGAGCTATTACAGATACACTTTTAATAGCATTAGTTTTAATGATAGTAATTATTTTCTTACTTAACTTTATTATTTCTCCTTTCCTATCACTTTTTGATTCAATTAAAAGAGTTATGAATAAAGCACAGCAAGGTGACTATTCATATAGAATACAAAACCCTAAAGGTAAAGAAGCAAAAGATGTTGCTTTATGGATTAATGGATTACTTGAAAAACTTGAAATTACACTTGAAGCAATAGATTCAAAAATATCAATATTCTTATCAGAACATCACAAAGTAACTGATAAAGATCATTTAATCAATGTAAAAAATACAGTTGATAGATTATCAGATGTATATAAGTTTAGAAAAACTATTGAATATGATGAGACTATAAATGACGTATATAATAGGCTTGCGGAAGTTTTAAAAATAAAAATAGGTATTACAAAGTTTAACTTTTTTGAAGTAAGTACACTAACAAATGAAATCAATCTAGTACATAGTGAAGCAAAAGTTATTTGTAATATTATTGAACAAGGTTGTAGAGCAGATAGAACAAATACTACTATTGATTCTACTCAATTTAAAAATATTTGTCCTGCTTGCACTTCATGTGAAAAAACAAATTACTTCTGTGTTCCTTATGCTATTTCAAATGAATTAGACTTAATCATCTCTATTTATACTGATACTGTTAATCAAACAATAGAAGTAAGAGAAATGATTCCTTATATTCAAGATTATGTTGATGCAGCTAAAACTGTTATTGTTAGTAAAAAGCTTATGAATATTTTAGAACATAATGCACAAACAGATGCACTAACAAATCTTAAAAATAGAAAATACTTAGAAGATGCTATTCCAAATATTACTTCGCAAACAAAACGTTCTGGTATAGCTTATGCAGTTCTTCTTTTAGATATAGACTTCTTTAAAATGGTAAATGATACTTATGGTCATGATATAGGAGACAATGCAATAAAGATTGTTGCTGAAACTTTAAATGAAAATATTAGAGAATCAGATACTGCCGTAAGATATGGTGGGGAAGAGTTTATTGTCCTGTTATATAATTGTGATGAAAAAGGTGCAATGGATGTTGCAGAAAAAATAAGAGAAAATTTCTCTAAAAAAGAGATTCCAACTGGTGGAAGTACAATTTTACAAAAGACAATGAGTATTGGTGTTTCTATGTTCCCTGAAGATACAGAAGATTTAGGAGAAGCAATTAAATATGCTGACCTTGCATTATATAAAGCTAAAAATAGTGGAAGAAATAAAGTAATTAGATTTGATATGTCTTTAGTTTAA
- the argB gene encoding acetylglutamate kinase — protein sequence MQKKQHKVQTLLDAIPHIKKFYGKTIVIKYGGSAQTSPELKEKFAEDIVLLSLVGIKPVIVHGGGARISELLDKLEIHSEFIDGHRVTSEETMRVVEMVLSGEINKNITSLLNHHGAKAIGISGKDSAIIKATPKENGKFGYTGVITEVNGTLINNLIKEGFIPVIAPIADSAKPNHPGYNINADVAASKVAQAIGAQKVLFLTDTVGVLDKNGELLNSLDKEDVNEYKENGTIAGGMIPKVDSCIDAIYNGVNKAHIIDGRVEHSLLLELFTSDGIGTQFLRKDNPNNGIDMEKLLNDEE from the coding sequence ATGCAAAAAAAACAACATAAGGTACAAACCCTTCTTGACGCAATACCTCACATTAAAAAATTCTATGGAAAAACTATTGTTATTAAATATGGTGGTTCAGCACAAACAAGTCCTGAATTAAAAGAAAAGTTTGCAGAAGATATTGTTCTTTTATCTCTTGTTGGTATTAAACCAGTTATTGTACATGGTGGTGGAGCTAGAATTTCTGAACTTCTTGATAAATTAGAAATACACTCAGAGTTTATTGATGGACATAGAGTTACCTCAGAAGAGACAATGAGAGTAGTTGAAATGGTGCTTAGTGGTGAGATCAATAAAAATATCACTTCTTTGTTAAATCATCACGGAGCAAAAGCAATTGGTATTTCAGGTAAAGATTCGGCTATTATAAAAGCTACTCCAAAAGAGAATGGAAAATTTGGATACACAGGTGTTATTACTGAAGTAAATGGAACACTAATTAATAATCTTATTAAAGAAGGTTTCATTCCTGTTATTGCTCCTATTGCAGATAGTGCAAAACCAAATCATCCTGGATACAATATCAATGCAGATGTTGCTGCAAGCAAAGTAGCTCAAGCAATTGGAGCACAAAAAGTTCTGTTTTTAACTGACACAGTTGGCGTTTTAGATAAAAATGGTGAACTTTTAAACTCACTTGACAAAGAGGATGTTAATGAATATAAAGAAAATGGAACAATTGCAGGTGGAATGATACCTAAAGTTGATTCATGCATAGATGCAATTTATAACGGTGTTAACAAAGCACACATTATTGATGGAAGAGTTGAGCATTCACTTTTACTTGAACTATTTACTAGTGATGGAATTGGTACACAATTTCTTAGGAAAGACAATCCCAATAATGGCATAGATATGGAAAAATTATTAAACGACGAAGAGTAA
- the thrC gene encoding threonine synthase → MNFIETRGNDGIKPQEVSFSDAILSPSASFGGLYVPKELPQLEENFLQNHINSSYKELAYDILKAFEIDIEEEEIKKALDLYDNFDDASNPCPVVKVKDDLFVHEQYHGPTRAFKDMALQPFGSILSSIAKKRDEKYLILAATSGDTGPAALNTFKNKENIQIACMYPDGGTSDVQRLQMVCEDGENQKVIGIKGNFDDAQNALKNLLSSQSFIEELKNDGIKLSAANSVNFGRIIFQIIYHFWSYIQLLKQDEIKFGEKIYLVVPSGNFGNVLGGFYAKHMGVPIQKLLVASNENNILTEWINTGVYDIRDKELILTKSPAMDILKSSNIERVMFCLFGAQRTKELFDNLNDNNIFTLTEDETKLLQEEFSAVNSNDAYGSKIIKSYLDDGYLMDPHTATCIKAYEDLREEKLKTVIYSTAEWTKFSPTVLNALNEDNKTYPDKEALEKISSKYSANLPQSISSLFESKVNHNTIIEKEDIEKEIVKFIRN, encoded by the coding sequence ATGAATTTTATAGAAACAAGAGGAAATGATGGTATCAAACCACAAGAAGTTAGCTTCTCAGATGCAATTTTAAGTCCAAGTGCATCTTTTGGTGGATTATATGTACCTAAAGAATTACCACAATTAGAAGAAAACTTTTTACAAAACCATATTAATTCTTCATATAAAGAGCTTGCATATGATATTTTAAAAGCTTTTGAAATTGATATTGAAGAAGAGGAAATAAAAAAAGCACTTGATCTTTATGATAATTTTGATGATGCATCAAACCCTTGTCCAGTAGTAAAAGTAAAAGATGATTTATTTGTACATGAACAATATCATGGACCAACTAGAGCTTTCAAAGATATGGCTTTACAACCTTTTGGTTCAATTCTTTCTTCAATTGCTAAAAAAAGAGATGAGAAATATTTAATCTTAGCTGCAACTTCAGGAGATACTGGACCTGCTGCATTAAATACATTTAAAAATAAAGAGAATATTCAAATTGCTTGTATGTACCCAGACGGAGGGACATCAGATGTTCAAAGACTTCAAATGGTATGTGAAGATGGAGAAAATCAAAAAGTTATTGGTATTAAAGGAAATTTTGATGATGCACAAAATGCACTTAAAAATCTTCTTAGTTCGCAGTCATTTATTGAAGAATTAAAAAATGATGGTATCAAATTAAGTGCTGCAAATTCAGTAAATTTTGGAAGAATTATATTCCAAATTATCTACCACTTCTGGTCATATATACAACTTCTTAAACAAGATGAAATTAAATTTGGAGAGAAAATCTATTTAGTTGTTCCATCTGGTAATTTTGGAAATGTACTTGGTGGATTCTATGCAAAACATATGGGTGTTCCAATTCAAAAACTACTTGTTGCGTCAAATGAAAATAATATCTTAACTGAGTGGATTAATACTGGTGTTTATGATATTAGAGATAAAGAACTTATTCTTACAAAATCTCCAGCAATGGATATCTTAAAATCTTCAAATATTGAAAGAGTTATGTTCTGTTTATTTGGAGCACAAAGAACAAAAGAGTTATTTGATAATTTAAATGACAATAACATATTCACATTAACAGAAGATGAAACAAAACTTCTACAAGAAGAGTTCTCAGCTGTAAATTCTAATGACGCCTATGGTTCAAAAATTATTAAGTCATATTTAGATGATGGATATTTAATGGATCCACATACTGCAACTTGTATAAAGGCATATGAAGACTTAAGAGAAGAGAAACTAAAAACAGTTATATATTCAACTGCTGAGTGGACAAAATTCTCTCCTACTGTATTAAATGCTTTAAATGAAGATAATAAAACTTATCCGGATAAAGAAGCATTAGAAAAAATATCATCAAAATATTCTGCTAATTTACCTCAATCAATCTCTTCTCTTTTTGAATCAAAAGTAAATCATAATACTATTATTGAAAAAGAAGATATTGAAAAAGAAATAGTGAAATTTATTAGAAACTAA
- a CDS encoding Rieske 2Fe-2S domain-containing protein, which yields MSNETNRRDFLGYTFAAVAAVGGAASLVGMKQAWDPLPSVLASGFTNVELSGIKAGEPLTVMWRGKPIFVLKKTAEMESSDRDLIVGEDRYTIAIGLCTHLGCIPAWKKTQWKCACHGGEFNASGKQIFGPPPRPLDLPPFAVKGSQLVLGEEGPEYKKIAGAMATA from the coding sequence ATGTCTAACGAAACAAATAGACGGGATTTTCTAGGTTATACATTTGCAGCTGTTGCGGCAGTTGGTGGAGCTGCCTCACTTGTTGGAATGAAACAAGCGTGGGATCCATTACCAAGTGTATTAGCTAGTGGGTTCACGAATGTTGAACTTAGTGGAATAAAAGCTGGGGAGCCTCTTACTGTAATGTGGAGAGGAAAACCTATTTTTGTTCTTAAAAAAACTGCAGAGATGGAATCATCAGATAGAGATTTAATTGTTGGTGAAGATAGATATACTATTGCAATCGGTCTTTGTACTCACTTAGGTTGTATTCCAGCATGGAAAAAAACTCAGTGGAAATGTGCATGTCACGGTGGTGAGTTTAATGCAAGTGGTAAACAAATTTTTGGACCTCCTCCAAGACCTCTTGATTTACCACCATTCGCAGTTAAAGGTTCTCAGCTTGTTCTTGGTGAAGAAGGACCTGAATACAAAAAAATCGCTGGCGCGATGGCAACGGCATAA